The Macaca thibetana thibetana isolate TM-01 chromosome 19, ASM2454274v1, whole genome shotgun sequence genome has a segment encoding these proteins:
- the BCL3 gene encoding B-cell lymphoma 3 protein — translation MPRCPAGAMDEGPVDLRTRPKAAGLPGAALPLRKRPLRAPSPEPAAPRGAAGLVVPLDPLRGGCDLPAVPGPPHGLARPEALYYPGALLPLYPTRTMGSPFPLVNLPTPLYPMMCPMEHPLSADIAMATRADEDGDTPLHIAVVQGNLPAVHRLVNLFQQGGRELDIYNNLRQTPLHLAVITTLPSVVRLLVTAGASPMALDRHGQTAAHLACEHRSPTCLRALLDSAAPGTLDLEARNYDGLTALHVAVNTECQETVQLLLERGADIDAVDIKSGRSPLIHAVENNSLSMVQLLLQHGANVNAQMYSGSSALHSASGRGLLPLVRTLVRSGADSSLKNCHNDTPLMVARSRRVIDILRGKAARPASTSQPDPSPDRSANTSPESSSRLSSNGLLSASPSSSPSQSPPKDPPGFPMAPPNFFLPSPSPPAFLPFAGVLRGPGRPVPSSPAPGGS, via the exons ATGCCCCGATGCCCCGCGGGGGCCATGGACGAGGGGCCCGTGGACCTGCGCACCCGACCCAAGGCCGCCGGACTCCCGGGCGCCGCACTGCCGCTCCGCAAGCGCCCGCTGCGCGCGCCCTCCCCGGAGCCCGCCGCTCCCCGCGGCGCTGCGGGCCTTGTTGTCCCCCTGGACCCCCTGCGCGGCGGCTGCGACCTGCCGGCGGTCCCCGGGCCCCCCCACGGCCTGGCCAGGCCGGAGGCGCTGTACTACCCGG GAGCCTTACTGCCTTTGTACCCCACTCGGACCATGGGCTCCCCGTTTCCTCTGGTGAACCTGCCTACACCCCTGTACCCCATGATGTGCCCCATGGAACACCCCCTTTCTGCTGACATCGCCATGGCCACCCGAGCAGATGAGGACGGAGACAC GCCTCTCCATATTGCTGTGGTGCAGGGTAACCTGCCAGCTGTGCACCGACTGGTCAACCTCTTCCAGCAGGGGGGCCGGGAGCTCGACATCTACAACAACCTACGGCAG ACACCGCTCCACCTGGCTGTGATCACCACATTACCGTCTGTGGTCCGGCTCCTGGTGACAGCTGGTGCCAGCCCCATGGCGCTGGACCGCCATGGCCAGACGGCCGCCCACCTGGCGTGCGAGCACCGCAGCCCAACCTGCCTGCGAGCCCTGCTGGACAGCGCAGCTCCTGGCACGTTGGACCTGGAGGCCCGCAATTACGACG GGCTCACCGCCCTGCACGTGGCAGTGAACACAGAGTGCCAAGAAACCGTGCAGCTCTTACTGGAGCGCGGTGCAGACATCGACGCCGTG GACATTAAGAGCGGCCGCTCCCCGCTCATCCACGCCGTGGAAAACAACAGCCTTAGCATGGTGCAGCTGCTGCTGCAG CACGGCGCCAACGTGAACGCACAAATGTACTCCGGCAGCTCCGCGCTGCACTCAGCTTCCGGCCGCGGGCTCCTCCCGCTGGTGCGCACACTGGTCCGCAGCGGCGCTGACAGCAGCCTCAAGAACTGCCACAACGACACGCCGCTGATGGTGGCGCGCAGCCGCAGG GTCATCGACATCCTGAGGGGGAAGGCCGCCCGgcctgcttccacctcccagccAGACCCCTCCCCTGACCGGAGCGCCAACACCTCCCCCGAGAGCAGCAGCCGCCTTAGCTCCAATG gTCTTCTCTCTGCATCACCgtcctcctcaccctcccagtCTCCCCCCAAGGACCCCCCTGGATTCCCCATGGCTCCTCccaatttcttccttccttccccatctccACCTGCCTTCCTGCCCTTTGCCGGGGTCCTCCGAGGCCCTGGCAGGCCGGtgccctcctccccagctccagGAGGCAGCTGA